Proteins encoded by one window of Salvia splendens isolate huo1 chromosome 7, SspV2, whole genome shotgun sequence:
- the LOC121741875 gene encoding protein AIR1-like isoform X1 → MGRRASSKAAKLEEYSSEEDNRKRKSPIEAASDDDDDAEANEDLTLKIVQKSMQRAAKNDPHGDGIAEVVENLKEERSKKGKKKKTKKSKEAELNGDAVTNEIDAGFRDFCGELFLVDKGQENEVDKGQENEEPEIDNTAKVANIAVETNHVEVSDNAVLRKLLRGPRYFDPPDNNWGACYNCGEEGHTTANCTSARRKKPCFVCGSFEHNAKQCNKGRDCFICKQQGHRAKDCPEKYKSSKICLKCGDLGHGMFSCRNDYCLDDLKEIQCYICGIYGHLCCKEYGDPGHKELSCYRCGLSGHTGLACSGFRSHRDVNDNAPDSSCYKCGIVGHFARECTSSMKASKRNHETSTPRHKSPKKKRDRLETQSVPRDIGKSRKGKKFKDIEFHSAAKPKHKGGWSTEHPGDYHSSKNQDNYWRSSATPRDRKSRNPYSNGDYASSSHSSKKPRKINFNDSPSNGLSRFHQRKHSTSRFGNRINGYGGTGRNDDWW, encoded by the exons ATGGGAAGGAGAGCAAGTTCGAAAGCGGCGAAGCTGGAGGAATATTCGTCGGAAGAAGACAACAGAAAGCGGAAATCCCCAATCGAAGCGGCGagcgatgatgatgatgatgccgAGGCTAACGAAGATCTCACCCTCAAAATCGTTCAGAAATCCATGCAGCGAGCCGCCAAGAATGATCCCCATGGAGACGGCATTGCGGAAGTAGTTGAGAATTTGAAGGAAGAGCGGAGTaagaaagggaagaagaagaagacgaaaaAGAGCAAGGAGGCTGAGCTTAATGGAGATGCC GTAACAAATGAAATAGATGCGGGGTTTAGAGATTTCTGCGGTGAATTGTTTCTG gtGGATAAAGGTCAGGAGAACGAAGTGGATAAAGGTCAGGAGAATGAGGAACCAGAGATTGACAACACTGCCAAGGTTGCTAATATAGCAGTTGAAACCAATCATGTGGAAGTGTCAGATAATGCTGTCCTGAGGAAACTTCTT CGTGGGCCAAGGTACTTTGATCCTCCTGATAACAATTGGGGTGCTTGCTATAATTGTGGCGAAGAGGGTCACACGACTGCCAACTGTACTTCAGCTAGGAGAAAGAAACCTTGCTTTGTTTGTGGGAGTTTTGAACACAATGCAAAACAATGTAACAAG GGGCGAGATTGCTTTATCTGCAAACAACAGGGTCACCGTGCTAAAGATTGCCCTGAGAAGTACAAGAGTTCAAAGATATGTTTAAAATGTGGAGATTTAGGGCATGGAATGTTCTCCTGCAGGAATGACTACTGCCTAGATGATTTAAag GAAATACAATGTTACATTTGTGGAATATATGGCCATCTTTGCTGTAAGGAATATGGTGATCCTGGGCACAAAGAACTTTCTTGTTATAGATGTGGTCTCTCTGGCCATACGGGTTTG GCTTGCTCTGGCTTCCGTAGCCATCGGGATGTCAATGATAATGCACCTGATAGTTcctgctacaagtgtggcatAGTAGGACATTTTGCTCGCGAATGCACCAGCTCAATGAAG GCTAGTAAGAGAAACCATGAAACATCAACACCCAGGCACAAATCTCCAAAAAAGAAGCGGGATCGTTTGGAGACCCAGTCTGTCCCACGTGATATTGGAAAGTCACGGAAAGGGAAGAAATTCAAGGACATTGAGTTTCATTCAGCTGCAAAACCAAAGCATAAAGGTGGTTGGTCTACTGAACATCCTGGAGATTATCATAGCAGTAAAAACCAAGATAATTACTGGAGATCCTCAGCAACCCCAAGAGATAGAAAATCTCGGAATCCCTATTCAAATGGTGATTATGCATCAAGTTCCCATTCTTCCAAAAAGCCTAGGAAGATCAATTTCAATGATTCGCCGTCAAACGGGTTGAGTAGATTTCATCAACGTAAACATTCGACATCAAGATTTGGCAATAGAATCAATGGTTATGGTGGCACAGGAAGAAATGATGATTGGTGGTAG
- the LOC121741875 gene encoding protein AIR1-like isoform X2, with amino-acid sequence MGRRASSKAAKLEEYSSEEDNRKRKSPIEAASDDDDDAEANEDLTLKIVQKSMQRAAKNDPHGDGIAEVVENLKEERSKKGKKKKTKKSKEAELNGDAVDKGQENEVDKGQENEEPEIDNTAKVANIAVETNHVEVSDNAVLRKLLRGPRYFDPPDNNWGACYNCGEEGHTTANCTSARRKKPCFVCGSFEHNAKQCNKGRDCFICKQQGHRAKDCPEKYKSSKICLKCGDLGHGMFSCRNDYCLDDLKEIQCYICGIYGHLCCKEYGDPGHKELSCYRCGLSGHTGLACSGFRSHRDVNDNAPDSSCYKCGIVGHFARECTSSMKASKRNHETSTPRHKSPKKKRDRLETQSVPRDIGKSRKGKKFKDIEFHSAAKPKHKGGWSTEHPGDYHSSKNQDNYWRSSATPRDRKSRNPYSNGDYASSSHSSKKPRKINFNDSPSNGLSRFHQRKHSTSRFGNRINGYGGTGRNDDWW; translated from the exons ATGGGAAGGAGAGCAAGTTCGAAAGCGGCGAAGCTGGAGGAATATTCGTCGGAAGAAGACAACAGAAAGCGGAAATCCCCAATCGAAGCGGCGagcgatgatgatgatgatgccgAGGCTAACGAAGATCTCACCCTCAAAATCGTTCAGAAATCCATGCAGCGAGCCGCCAAGAATGATCCCCATGGAGACGGCATTGCGGAAGTAGTTGAGAATTTGAAGGAAGAGCGGAGTaagaaagggaagaagaagaagacgaaaaAGAGCAAGGAGGCTGAGCTTAATGGAGATGCC gtGGATAAAGGTCAGGAGAACGAAGTGGATAAAGGTCAGGAGAATGAGGAACCAGAGATTGACAACACTGCCAAGGTTGCTAATATAGCAGTTGAAACCAATCATGTGGAAGTGTCAGATAATGCTGTCCTGAGGAAACTTCTT CGTGGGCCAAGGTACTTTGATCCTCCTGATAACAATTGGGGTGCTTGCTATAATTGTGGCGAAGAGGGTCACACGACTGCCAACTGTACTTCAGCTAGGAGAAAGAAACCTTGCTTTGTTTGTGGGAGTTTTGAACACAATGCAAAACAATGTAACAAG GGGCGAGATTGCTTTATCTGCAAACAACAGGGTCACCGTGCTAAAGATTGCCCTGAGAAGTACAAGAGTTCAAAGATATGTTTAAAATGTGGAGATTTAGGGCATGGAATGTTCTCCTGCAGGAATGACTACTGCCTAGATGATTTAAag GAAATACAATGTTACATTTGTGGAATATATGGCCATCTTTGCTGTAAGGAATATGGTGATCCTGGGCACAAAGAACTTTCTTGTTATAGATGTGGTCTCTCTGGCCATACGGGTTTG GCTTGCTCTGGCTTCCGTAGCCATCGGGATGTCAATGATAATGCACCTGATAGTTcctgctacaagtgtggcatAGTAGGACATTTTGCTCGCGAATGCACCAGCTCAATGAAG GCTAGTAAGAGAAACCATGAAACATCAACACCCAGGCACAAATCTCCAAAAAAGAAGCGGGATCGTTTGGAGACCCAGTCTGTCCCACGTGATATTGGAAAGTCACGGAAAGGGAAGAAATTCAAGGACATTGAGTTTCATTCAGCTGCAAAACCAAAGCATAAAGGTGGTTGGTCTACTGAACATCCTGGAGATTATCATAGCAGTAAAAACCAAGATAATTACTGGAGATCCTCAGCAACCCCAAGAGATAGAAAATCTCGGAATCCCTATTCAAATGGTGATTATGCATCAAGTTCCCATTCTTCCAAAAAGCCTAGGAAGATCAATTTCAATGATTCGCCGTCAAACGGGTTGAGTAGATTTCATCAACGTAAACATTCGACATCAAGATTTGGCAATAGAATCAATGGTTATGGTGGCACAGGAAGAAATGATGATTGGTGGTAG